One part of the Humulus lupulus chromosome 9, drHumLupu1.1, whole genome shotgun sequence genome encodes these proteins:
- the LOC133799459 gene encoding uncharacterized protein LOC133799459 produces the protein MLFCQSISKSDLQNAVVNGKFQLGSFYNQRLRIEKVDYAKPVWCKLSVPKHRFILWQAVNHHLLTWDLLVAHHIPVANTLCPVCDFAEESHGHLFFDCTFSRKVLQLISGWLGGIFWPVNYENWTAWLSKWKSDWIHHIVAASLAACTYYIWYNRNFCCFKDSCFTAFKIDTLIRQALKDRILNVNVRHLSTRERQMFEFVKSL, from the coding sequence ATGTTATTCTGTCAATCGATATCGAAGTCTGACTTGCAGAATGCAGTAGTCAATGGAAAGTTTCAGCTAGGGTCCTTTTACAATCAACGACTGAGGATTGAGAAAGTTGATTATGCTAAACCAGTTTGGTGTAAGCTTTCAGTGCCTAAGCATAGATTTATTCTGTGGCAGGCTGTTAACCATCACTTGCTAACTTGGGATTTACTGGTAGCTCATCACATACCAGTAGCTAATACTCTCTGTCCGGTTTGTGATTTTGCTGAGGAGTCCCATGGTCATCTTTTCTTTGACTGCACCTTCTCTAGAAAGGTTTTGCAGCTGATTTCAGGTTGGCTTGGTGGGATATTTTGGCCTGTGAATTATGAGAACTGGACTGCTTGGCTGTCTAAATGGAAGTCTGACTGGATTCACCACATAGTGGCTGCTTCACTTGCTGCCTGTACCTATTATATCTGGTATAATAGGAATTTTTGCTGTTTTAAGGATAGTTGCTTCACTGCCTTTAAAATTGACACTCTGATAAGGCAAGCTCTCAAAGATAGAATACTTAATGTAAATGTTAGACACTTATCTACTAGAGAAAGGCAAATGTTTGAATTTGTAAAATCCTTGTAA